A region from the Acinonyx jubatus isolate Ajub_Pintada_27869175 chromosome C2, VMU_Ajub_asm_v1.0, whole genome shotgun sequence genome encodes:
- the ABCF3 gene encoding ATP-binding cassette sub-family F member 3, which translates to MATCAEILRSEFPEIDGQVFDYVTGVLHSGSADFESVDDLVEAVGELLQEVSGDSKDDAGIRAVCQRMYNTLRLAEPQTQGNSQVLLDAPIQLSKITENYDCGTNLPGLLKREQSSTVNAKKLEKAEARLKAKQEKRSEKDTLKTSSPLVLEEASASQAGSRKESRLESSGKNKSYDVRIENFDVSFGDRVLLAGADVNLAWGRRYGLVGRNGLGKTTLLKMLATRSLRVPAHISLLHVEQEVAGDDTPALQSVLESDTVREDLLRRERELSAQIATGRAEGSEAAQLAEIYAKLEEIEADKAPARASVILAGLGFTPKMQQQPTREFSGGWRMRLALARALFARPDLLLLDEPTNMLDVRAILWLENYLQTWPSTILVVSHDRNFLNAIATDIIHLHSQRLDGYRGDFETFIKSKQERLLNQQREYEAQQQYRQHIQVFIDRFRYNANRASQVQSKLKMLEKLPELKPVDKELEVVMKFPDGFEKFSPPVLQLDEVDFYYDPKHVVFSRLSVSADLESRICVVGENGAGKSTMLKLLMGDLAPVRGIRHAHRNLKIGYFSQHHVEQLDLNVSAVELLARKFPGRPEEEYRHQLGRYGISGELAVRPVASLSGGQKSRVAFAQMTMPCPNFYILDEPTNHLDMETIEALGRALNNFRGGVILVSHDERFIRLVCRELWVCEGGGVTRVEGGFDQYRALLQEQFRREGFL; encoded by the exons ATGGCGACTTGCGCTGAAATCCTGCGGAGCGAGTTCCCTGAAATTGACGGACAGGTCTTCGACTACGTGACGG GCGTCTTGCACAGCGGCAGCGCGGACTTCGAGTCTGTGGATGACCTGGTGGAAGCAGTGGGGGAACTGTTGCAGGAGGTGTCCGGGGACAGCAAGGATGACGCGGGCATCAGGGCTGTGTGCCAGCGCATGTACAACACTCTGCGCCT GGCTGAGCCACAGACCCAGGGAAACAGCCAGGTGCTACTAGACGCCCCCATCCAGTTGTCAAAGATAACAGAAAACTACG ACTGTGGCACCAACCTTCCAGGACTGCTAAAGAGGGAACAGTCCTCg ACAGTGAATGCAAAGAAGCTAGAGAAGGCTGAGGCTCGACTGAAGGCAAAGCAGGAGAAGCGCTCAGAGAAGGACACACTCAAGACCAGCAGCCCTCT aGTCTTGGAGGAGGCAtcagccagccaggcaggcagcagaAAGGAGAGTCGGTTGGAATCATCTGGCAAGAACAAATCCTATGATGTTCGAATTGAGAACTTTGATGTGTCTTTTGGCGATAG GGTACTGTTGGCTGGAGCAGATGTGAACCTGGCATGGGGCCGCCGCTATGGACTGGTGGGCCGAAATGGGCTGGGGAAGACAACACTCCTGAAGATGTTGGCCACTCGGAGCCTGCGGGTTCCAGCCCACATTTCCCTGCTGCACGTGGAGCAGGAGGTTGCTGGAGATGACACCCCTGCCCTTCAGAGTGTGCTAGAGAGTGACACCGTGAGAGAGGACCTTCTGCGGAGGGAGCGGGAGCTCAGCGCCCAGATTGCCACTGGCAG GGCTGAGGGCTCAGAAGCTGCACAGTTGGCAGAAATATATGCCAAACTGGAGGAGATTGAGGCCGACAAGGCACCTGCCAG GGCATCAGTCATTCTTGCTGGGCTTGGCTTTACCCCTAAAATGCAGCAGCAGCCCACCCG GGAGTTCTCAGGTGGTTGGAGGATGAGACTGGCCCTGGCCCGGGCCCTGTTTGCTAG GCCAGATCTTCTGCTGTTGGATG AACCCACAAACATGCTGGATGTAAGGGCCATCCTGTGGCTGGAGAATTACCTGCAA ACATGGCCCTCTACAATCCTGGTTGTCTCCCATGACCGCAACTTCCTGAATGCCATAGCCACAGACATCATCCACCTGCATAGCCAGCGGCTAGATGGCTACCGGGGAGACTTTGAGACCTTCATCAAGAGCAAGCAAGAGCGGCTGCTCAACCAACAGCGTGAATATGAGGCACAACAGCAGTATCGCCAGCATATCCAG GTTTTCATTGACCGATTTCGCTACAACGCCAACAGAGCTTCTCAAGTGCAGAGTAAACTCAAGATGCTGGAGAAGCT ACCGGAGCTCAAACCTGTGGACAAGGAGTTGGAGGTGGTGATGAA GTTCCCTGATGGGTTTGAGAAGTTCTCACCACCAGTTCTACAACTAGATGAGGTGGATTTCTACTATGATCCTAAGCATGTCGTCTTCAGCCGTCTATCCGTCTCTGCTGATCTCGAGTCCCGCATTTGTGTG GTTGGGGAGAATGGTGCTGGTAAGTCTACCATGCTGAAGCTGCTTATGGGGGACCTGGCCCCTGTCCGGGGCATCAGACATGCTCACAG GAATCTGAAGATTGGCTATTTCAGCCAGCACCACGTGGAGCAGCTGGACCTGAATGTCAGTGCCGTGGAACTGCTGGCACGCAAGTTTCCCG GGCGGCCTGAGGAGGAGTATCGTCACCAGCTGGGCCGGTATGGCATCTCTGGAGAACTGGCGGTGCGCCCTGTTGCCAGCTTGTCTGGGGGCCAGAAGAGTCGGGTAGCCTTTGCTCAGATGACCATGCCCTG CCCCAACTTCTACATTCTggatgaacccacaaaccacctGGATATGGAGACGATTGAGGCTCTGGGCCGTGCTCTCAACAATTTCAGG GGCGGTGTGATATTGGTATCCCACGATGAGCGCTTCATCCGGTTGGTGTGCCGGGAGTTGTGGGTGTGCGAAGGCGGCGGCGTCACCCGGGTCGAGGGGGGGTTTGACCAGTACCGCGCCCTTCTCCAGGAACAGTTCCGCCGTGAGGGCTTCCTTTAG